The Mixophyes fleayi isolate aMixFle1 chromosome 1, aMixFle1.hap1, whole genome shotgun sequence genome includes a region encoding these proteins:
- the LOC142138735 gene encoding uncharacterized protein LOC142138735: MAAAYKRLTKEALISDCEDAGIPTSGKSKEQFIEAFQLIQQFQEKEAADPERQAEREAAEREAERRYELELAKLKRQPEAKEAGISRLRPENFPVLEKDGDLNAFLRGFEKTCQQYGLAKDQWAQFLTPGLRGKALEAFADLPPEMDGNYEAIKSALLQRFNITPEAHRQKFRDLKCSASDTYSGLVAQLCASFKQCVGGLQITTFDALQDLMIQEQFLTLCPADVKEWVVDRDPTSSAEAARLADKYTVTRAPAAKRGTFVPGQLAWKGGRTGGSTPPPSTPSPTVSSSFGRVGAKPAVGDTRRCFVCNQVGHISTACPEKKTSSPFAGGVLSLQSSPAVLCVAGPEGGRKDNLQTVTVGDKVTVGLRDTGADVTLVHSELVGLEDFIPGKCISVKVVGGIHLTVPVAKVYLDLGAGRGIRDVGVSDNMPIDVLLGTDLGRMLSQYVCNDDVNATPVTVVSESTESTKPPSQKRIRLITLFVEELLGPFKTMGCFFGKDRAELAPHCRQFSQVRWV, translated from the exons atggctgctgcatataaacgtttgacaaaggaggcgctgatttcagattgtgaggatgcaggaattcccactagtggcaaaagtaaggagcaattCATTGAAGCTTTT caacttatacagcagttccaggagaaggaagctgctgacc cagagcgacaggcagaaagggaagctgccgagcgagaggcagagaggagatatgagctcgagcttgccaagctcaaacgccagccagaggCCAAAgaggctggtattagcagactccgtcctgagaatttccctgtattggaaaaagatggggatttgaatgcttttttgcgaggatttgaaaagacttgccaacagtatggactggccaaagatcagtgggcacaatttttaacccctggtttgcgaggtaaagcattagaagcctttgcagatcttccacctgagatggacggaaattatgaggcaatcaaaagtgccttgttgcaacgttttaacatcaccccagaggcgcataggcagaaattcagagatttaaaatgcagtgcctctgacacatattcaggacttgtggcccagctgtgtgcttccttcaaacagtgtgttggagggctacagatcactacctttgatgctctgcaagatttgatgatccaggagcagtttctgactttgtgcccggctgatgtgaaggaatgggtagtggatcgggaccctacatcatctgcagaagcagctagactggctgacaagtacactgtcacccgggcacctgcagctaaaagaggaacttttgtgccagggcagttggcctggaaagggggccggacaggaggatcaacgccacccccctcaacaccatcacccactgtttcttcatcttttgggagggttggggcaaagcctgctgtgggagaTACCCGCAGGTGTTTTGTTTGCAACCAGGTGGGACACATTAGTACCGcctgtccagagaagaagaccagttcacccttCGCTGGGGGGGTActttccctgcaatcttcaccagctgtcctgtgtgttgcgggaccagaagggggccggaaggacaacctacaaacagtcactgtgggtgacaaggtaactgtggggttaagagacactggtgcggatgttacgttagttcattcagaactggtagggttagaggacttcattccaggaaaatgtatttctgtgaaagtcgtgggtggaattcaccttactgtacctgtagccaaagtttaccttgatttgggtgctggaagaggtataagggatgtcggggtctcagataatatgcctatagatgtgttactggggacagatttaggaagaatgttgtctcagtatgtctgtaatgacgatgtcaatgccacccctgttactgtggtgtcagaatcaactgaaagtaccaaa